From one Streptomyces chromofuscus genomic stretch:
- the folE gene encoding GTP cyclohydrolase I FolE translates to MTDPVTLDGEGTIGEFDEKRAENAVRELLIAVGEDPDREGLRETPARVARAYKEIFAGLWQKPEDVLTTTFDIGHDEMVLVKDIEVYSTCEHHLVPFRGVAHVGYIPATSGKITGLSKLARLVDVYARRPQVQERLTTQIADSLMEILEPRGVIVVVECEHMCMSMRGIRKPGAKTITSAVRGQLRDAATRNEAMSLIMAR, encoded by the coding sequence ATGACCGACCCCGTGACGCTGGACGGCGAGGGCACGATCGGCGAGTTCGACGAGAAGCGCGCCGAGAACGCCGTACGCGAACTCCTGATCGCGGTCGGCGAGGACCCGGACCGCGAAGGGCTCAGGGAGACGCCGGCGCGGGTGGCGCGGGCGTACAAGGAGATCTTCGCGGGGCTGTGGCAGAAGCCCGAGGACGTGCTCACGACGACGTTCGACATCGGGCACGACGAGATGGTGCTCGTGAAGGACATCGAGGTGTACTCGACCTGTGAGCATCATCTGGTGCCGTTCAGGGGCGTCGCCCACGTCGGGTACATCCCTGCCACCTCCGGGAAGATCACGGGGTTGTCGAAGCTGGCCCGGCTCGTGGACGTCTACGCTCGCCGGCCGCAGGTGCAGGAACGACTCACCACGCAGATCGCGGACTCCCTGATGGAGATACTGGAGCCGCGCGGCGTGATCGTGGTCGTGGAGTGCGAGCACATGTGCATGTCGATGCGGGGCATCCGCAAGCCCGGCGCCAAGACCATCACGTCGGCGGTGCGGGGCCAGCTGCGGGACGCGGCGACGCGGAACGAGGCGATGAGCCTGATCATGGCTCGCTGA